From Chelatococcus sp. YT9, a single genomic window includes:
- a CDS encoding metallophosphoesterase, with amino-acid sequence MADVGTMGKTFVIADLHGRFDLLEAALAAVEERAPAGGIVVFTGDYVDRGPQSRQIIARLIAGPPVGWTWICLKGNHEEMMLGALTRTAPEQRWLDNGGRETLQSYSRKGGGEADGAVPPHHVAWLGALRTLYRDRYRIYVHAGVDATLPLEAQDPQALIWMRYAPDVEDGHGDFHVIHGHTPHKDGPKHYRGRTNLDTMAWRTGRLVVAVFDDDQPGGPIELIEIIGAIGEA; translated from the coding sequence GTGGCAGACGTGGGTACCATGGGCAAAACCTTTGTCATCGCTGATCTGCATGGGCGCTTTGACCTCCTCGAGGCCGCTCTCGCCGCGGTAGAGGAGCGCGCACCTGCTGGAGGCATCGTTGTCTTCACCGGCGATTATGTCGATCGCGGCCCGCAGAGCAGGCAAATCATTGCGCGCTTGATCGCTGGCCCGCCCGTGGGCTGGACCTGGATCTGCCTCAAAGGCAATCATGAGGAGATGATGCTCGGCGCATTGACGCGCACCGCTCCCGAGCAGCGATGGCTCGACAATGGGGGCCGCGAGACGCTGCAGTCCTATAGCCGGAAAGGGGGCGGGGAGGCGGACGGCGCCGTCCCGCCACACCATGTCGCGTGGCTTGGGGCGCTCAGAACCCTGTATCGAGATCGGTACAGGATTTATGTCCATGCCGGCGTCGATGCGACTTTACCGCTGGAGGCGCAGGATCCGCAGGCTTTGATATGGATGCGCTACGCTCCGGATGTGGAGGATGGGCACGGTGATTTTCATGTCATCCACGGCCACACGCCCCATAAGGACGGACCCAAGCACTATCGCGGGCGAACCAATCTTGACACGATGGCCTGGCGCACAGGGCGTCTTGTGGTGGCTGTTTTCGATGATGATCAGCCCGGCGGGCCAATCGAATTGATCGAAATCATCGGAGCTATAGGCGAAGCCTAG
- a CDS encoding Do family serine endopeptidase, whose translation MMDKNLQSPAASRTDRQAGVSAPRSNRRKSLLLGAVALAALGTAGVLQGMVAPPYGPAYAQQIAPAPAVTVPGQASFADLVDRVKPAVVSVQVKVAIDNVRDEGGMQRFGGQPDDGEFGMPGMGPGGPGNPFEQFFRRFGGEGGPRGGQRQQPRRFGEAQGSGFFISQDGYVVTNNHVVEKGSEIQVKMDDGRSLTAKVIGTDPKTDLALLKVDEAGPFPYVPLAGVAPRVGDWVVAVGNPFGLGGTVTAGIVSARGRDIGAGPYDDFIQVDAPINKGNSGGPTFNLSGQVVGVNTAIASPSGGNVGIAFAIPSETVQSVVQQLKDKGAVSRGYIGVQIQPVTADIAAGLGLDKAEGAIVARVEDNGPAAKAGLKAGDAIVALDGKAVSDARALSREIAGHAPGSKLDLTVWRDGKTQKIALTLATMPGEKTAALSEEQGAGQGKLGLQLAPAASVGGAGQEGVVVMGVQPGSPAEERGLKTGDVIVEASGRKVERPADITKVIADVKKEGRKAVLFRLKTDDGSRFVALPVA comes from the coding sequence ATGATGGACAAGAATTTGCAGAGCCCTGCCGCGTCTCGGACGGATCGCCAGGCTGGCGTGTCGGCGCCCCGGTCGAACCGGCGCAAGTCTTTGTTGCTGGGGGCGGTGGCACTGGCGGCCCTGGGCACGGCGGGCGTGCTGCAGGGGATGGTTGCCCCGCCTTATGGTCCGGCCTATGCGCAGCAGATCGCGCCGGCGCCAGCGGTGACGGTGCCCGGTCAGGCCTCCTTCGCCGATCTCGTCGACCGGGTGAAGCCGGCTGTGGTGTCGGTTCAGGTGAAGGTGGCGATCGACAACGTCCGCGATGAGGGCGGCATGCAGCGCTTCGGCGGCCAGCCGGATGACGGCGAGTTCGGCATGCCCGGCATGGGTCCGGGTGGCCCTGGCAACCCCTTCGAGCAGTTCTTCCGCCGCTTCGGTGGCGAGGGCGGGCCGCGCGGCGGCCAGCGCCAGCAGCCGCGCCGCTTCGGCGAGGCGCAGGGGTCGGGCTTCTTCATCAGCCAGGACGGCTATGTCGTCACCAACAACCATGTGGTCGAGAAGGGCTCGGAGATCCAGGTGAAGATGGATGACGGGCGCAGTCTCACGGCCAAGGTCATCGGCACCGACCCGAAGACGGATCTGGCGCTTCTGAAGGTCGATGAGGCCGGCCCGTTCCCCTATGTGCCGCTGGCGGGCGTGGCCCCGCGGGTCGGCGACTGGGTGGTGGCGGTCGGCAATCCCTTCGGGCTTGGCGGCACGGTGACGGCGGGCATCGTCTCGGCGCGAGGCCGTGACATCGGAGCCGGCCCCTATGACGACTTCATCCAGGTCGATGCGCCGATCAACAAGGGCAATTCCGGCGGCCCGACCTTCAACCTGTCCGGCCAGGTGGTGGGCGTGAACACGGCGATCGCCTCGCCATCGGGTGGCAATGTGGGCATCGCCTTCGCCATTCCGTCGGAGACGGTGCAGTCGGTGGTGCAGCAGCTGAAGGACAAGGGCGCGGTGAGCCGCGGCTATATCGGCGTGCAGATCCAGCCGGTGACGGCGGATATCGCGGCGGGCCTTGGGCTCGACAAGGCGGAAGGGGCGATCGTGGCGCGCGTCGAGGACAATGGTCCGGCGGCCAAGGCCGGCCTGAAGGCGGGCGATGCGATCGTGGCGCTCGATGGCAAGGCGGTCAGCGACGCGCGTGCCCTGTCGCGGGAGATCGCCGGCCATGCGCCGGGCTCCAAGCTCGACCTGACGGTGTGGCGCGACGGCAAGACGCAGAAGATCGCGCTGACGCTGGCGACGATGCCGGGTGAGAAGACGGCGGCGCTGAGCGAGGAGCAGGGCGCCGGCCAGGGCAAGCTCGGGCTGCAGCTGGCACCTGCGGCCAGCGTCGGCGGCGCCGGCCAGGAGGGCGTGGTGGTGATGGGCGTTCAGCCCGGCTCGCCTGCCGAGGAGCGTGGCCTGAAGACCGGCGACGTCATCGTCGAGGCCTCCGGCCGCAAGGTCGAGCGTCCGGCCGACATCACCAAGGTGATCGCCGACGTCAAGAAGGAAGGCCGCAAGGCTGTCCTCTTCCGCCTGAAGACCGACGACGGCTCGCGCTTCGTCGCCCTGCCGGTGGCGTAA